A DNA window from Scomber japonicus isolate fScoJap1 chromosome 14, fScoJap1.pri, whole genome shotgun sequence contains the following coding sequences:
- the LOC128372940 gene encoding dickkopf-related protein 1-like, whose protein sequence is MQIPSTHCFMAVYLTLFGYIGDVYAGTVLMNSNAIKNLPGASGSKGTDTVSPSPRTSPSGGMGHKLSVDTLQVISVCTDDEECGGDEFCNDARGVCLPCRKTRKRCARDSMCCAGNRCSNGVCQPNDIDGTDAPITTGWHLHNGTMEHHTKRPPSTHGHQAQSVKGQEGDNCLRSADCSEGLCCARHFWSRICKPVLTEGQVCTRHRKKGTHGLELFQRCDCGDGLACRPEKGERDHSVSRTAARNLHTCQRR, encoded by the exons ATGCAGATTCCTTCAACGCATTGCTTCATGGCTGTGTACCTCACGCTGTTTGGATACATTGGGGACGTTTACGCGGGGACAGTTCTGATGAACTCCAACGCCATCAAAAACTTACCCGGTGCTTCGGGTAGCAAAGGCACTGACACTGTCAGTCCTAGTCCGCGCACCTCGCCCTCCGGTGGCATGGGACACAAATTATCTGTTGACACCTTGCAGGTAATTA GCGTTTGCACGGACGATGAAGAGTGCGGAGGTGATGAATTCTGCAACGATGCCAGAGGCGTCTGCCTGCCCTGCCGTAAGACCCGAAAGCGCTGCGCACGAGATTCCATGTGTTGTGCAGGAAACCGCTGCAGTAATG GTGTTTGTCAGCCAAATGACATTGATGGTACAGATGCACCCATCACCACTGGTTGGCACTTACACAACGGCACCATGGAGCATCATACCAAGAGGCCCCCCTCTACCCATGGCCACCAGGCTCAGTCTGTGAAAG GTCAAGAGGGGGATAACTGCCTGAGATCTGCAGACTGCTCTGAGGGTCTGTGCTGTGCCAGACACTTCTGGTCCCGTATCTGTAAGCCAGTGCTGACGGAGGGACAGGTGTGCACGCGCCACCGCAAGAAAGGCACCCATGGCTTGGAGCTGTTCCAGCGCTGCGACTGTGGTGATGGTCTGGCCTGCAGACCAGAGAAAGGAGAGCGAGACCACAGTGTCAGCAGGACTGCAGCCCGGAACCTACACACCTGTCAGAGACGCTGA